GCGGTGGGCGCGGGGTCGCTCCCCTTCAACGTGGCCGTGGAGGTCGCCGCCGTGCTCGAGGTGGCCGGCGGGCCGATGGCGGAGGAAAGGCAGGGCTCATGAAGGCGATCCGGGTGCACGAGACCGGCGACGCCGGCGTGCTGCGGCTGGAGGAGGTGCCGGACCCCCGGCCCGGACCCGGCCAGGCGCTGGTCCGGGTGGAGGCGGCCGGCCTCAACTTCATCGAGGTCTACCAGCGCCGGGGCCTCTATCCGATGCCGCTGCCGTACACGCCGGGGAGCGAGGGGGCGGGGACGGTGGCCGCAGTGGGCGACGGGGTCACCGCGGTGCGCGTGGGCGAGCGCGTGGCGTCGGCGGGGCTGGAGGGCTCGTACGCGGAGCTCGCGCTGGCGCCGGCGGACCGCCTGGTGGCCCTCCCCGACGAGGTCGACACGCGCACCGGCGCCGCGGTGATGCTGCAGGGCCTCACCGCGCACTACCTGGCCGTGTCGACGTACCCCCTGGCGCCGGGCGACTGGTGCCTGGTGCACGCGGCCGCGGGGGGCGTGGGGCTCCTCCTCTGCCAGATCGCCGCCGCCCGGGGCGCGCGGGTGATCGCCACGGTGTCGACGCAGGAGAAGGCGGCGCTGGCCCGCGAGGCGGGGGCCCGGGAGGTGATCCTCTACACGGAGCAGGACTTCGTGGCCGAGGTGCGGCGGATCACCGCGGGGCGCGGCGTGCCGGTGGTGTACGACTCGGTGGGGAAGACGACGTTCGAGGGGAGCCTGGACTGCCTGGCGCCGCGCGGGATGCTGGTGCTCTTCGGCCAGTCGAGCGGCCCGGTGCCGCCGCTGGACCCGCAGGTGCTGGCCCGCAGGGGCTCGCTCTTCCTCACCCGGCCCGTGCTGGGCCACTACACCGCCAGCCGCGAGGAGCTGCTCTCCCGGGCCTCCGACCTGCTGGGCCGGGTCGGCGAAGGCGCCCTCCGGGTCCGCGTGGACCGCTCCTACCCCCTGGCCGAAGCGGCGGCCGCGCACCGCGCGCTCGAGGGCCGCGAGACGACGGGCAAGGTGCTCCTGATCCCGTGAGGGTCCGAGCCTCGCCGGGAGTTGGAATGCCCGCGTTCCAGGAGGAACGTCATTCTGAAGGCGCCGCTGCACCGAAACCGCGTCCGCGCCTGAAGAATCTACTTTGCCTTGCTGGTGGCCGGCTCTTTTTCCGGGATGCGGCCTCTCCCTCGCCGTGCAGAAGCGTAGCCGGGTTTCAGTCGCGGCGGGTGGCGGCGGGCGCGCCGCGCACGAAGGCGAT
The sequence above is a segment of the Longimicrobium sp. genome. Coding sequences within it:
- a CDS encoding quinone oxidoreductase, whose translation is MKAIRVHETGDAGVLRLEEVPDPRPGPGQALVRVEAAGLNFIEVYQRRGLYPMPLPYTPGSEGAGTVAAVGDGVTAVRVGERVASAGLEGSYAELALAPADRLVALPDEVDTRTGAAVMLQGLTAHYLAVSTYPLAPGDWCLVHAAAGGVGLLLCQIAAARGARVIATVSTQEKAALAREAGAREVILYTEQDFVAEVRRITAGRGVPVVYDSVGKTTFEGSLDCLAPRGMLVLFGQSSGPVPPLDPQVLARRGSLFLTRPVLGHYTASREELLSRASDLLGRVGEGALRVRVDRSYPLAEAAAAHRALEGRETTGKVLLIP